The Leptodactylus fuscus isolate aLepFus1 chromosome 5, aLepFus1.hap2, whole genome shotgun sequence genome segment agTAATAGAAGAATTTGCAACATGACCAATTATTAAAGAAGCCTGGATATAaaaggaaaatggccactttattttaaaatatatatatatatatatatatatatatatatatatatatatatatatggtaataagtagagattagagatgagcgagtactcttcagatcagccgatccaaacagcacgctccatagaaatgaatggatgcacctggtacttccgctttgatggcggctggccacttaaccccccacgtgccagctacatccattcatttctatgcgagcgtgctgttcggatcggctgatccgaacagtacttgctcatctctagtaataagcaAATGTTTTAGACAGCTATGGAATAAATGCTTTCAAAAGCAGAATTGTTACTTCTTAGCTTAAGGcctggccccatgttgtgaaaacactgcattttggctgcggcagaaacacacattgaagaaaaaactATTATCGCTTCCATTTTTTAAAccatttttttccacacctgcctaaaaattTGTTATATCTATTAAGCATCATAGAGGAACTTCATACAAGAGGAGTATCAATGCCATCGGCAGTGGTCCAGTGACCAGTTTTGAAGGACACTACCAAGAAAGGACTAGTTCCAAACATGAGAACAAAGAAGATCTGTACTCTGCCCTTGTTGTGTAGAAGGTTCTCTTCATTGACACCAGTATTCAGCgcattttgcaacaaaaaaattcaTATGATATATCCATACAGACTAAATAGATGTATGTAGTGTCTCATTCAACAATGAGGTATACTGTACTTACCCCATAATTCCCAGGAAGACACCACCAAAATTGTTTGGCGTCCTCTTCAAAGTGCACATGCACCATAGATTTCGGTGCAAAAGGGCTAAGAATGATCAAAATGGCATCCATATGCACAGACCAGATTGAAATCTAAAAGCCAATGGTTTACTGGCCGCAAGTGCACCTACGCAATCTCCCTGAGTCTGTGTATTCGCAATGTGGCTCACCCGATGTGGATCGTGATTCAGATGGCTGGGATGCTGTTTTGGGAATTCTTAGGCCTTTAGTGCCAGAATCtatactacttatactactaATGTAATACTACTAAAACTACACTAGCATATTGTTTAAAGAGTTTGCCCATCAAAAAGTTAAAGATGTCCACAGAAATGGGTAGTCCTAGCAGTTGGACCCCCAGTAATCTGCAATTTATTAATTAACCATACTACAGATGAAAGAAACAAATTAAACCAAATTCATCCAGACGCCAAGCTGTATCCAGATGGTAGATTACAGATTGATGTATTCATTATTTGTACAGCAATACTTCACTTTGTGCTCATAATTATGTGTTAACATGTCAGCAATGGTCATATAATATGTGTGATTAATATCGACATTTATTCAGCTGTATGTAAATAAATTGTAAAGAAACAGTTGGTTAAATTGTATATTACAAGTTCAATATTGTATATAAGCATTGCAGTCTGCACATGATACCTATTCAGAATTCCAGAAAAAATATCCTTTTTTTTCTGATGaattacacatgtggacaaaattgattGTGCCCTGACATTAAGGATAGAAAAGCCCTCAATGGTCACTGAATAACTATTTACGGGCAAAAATATTAATGAATGTCTAAAGGCTATAATATAATCTACAAACAGCCTGATGTTCCTGTTACtacagttaggctaaggccctacgttgcggaaacgcagctttttttgttgcagattttgttgcggttttttcagccaaaaccaagaatggctacaagaggagtgggaaatatatatctatatatatatatatatatatatatatatatatatatatatatatagttcttatattttttccttctgcttaatccactcctggctttggctcaaaaaaaaaacacaacaaggggaccacatggtggctcagtggttagcactgtagccctgcagcgctgggcactggtgttcaaatcctgccaagagcaaaaaaacatctgcaaggagtttttatgttctcctcgtgtttgcatggatttccatcccatattccaaaaaaaaaaagacatactgatagggaaaaaaatgtttccgcatcattgggccttagccttagacataTTATTCAGAAGTTTAAggtcattgtgggtttttctttctttaAGGGAAGGGTACCAAGAATATTGTCTACATGTGTATGTCCCTATTTATGCTTTCCTCAATTTGTAACTTTGTAATGTATACCATAATGACATATAGCAAGATTAATATATTTGATAACAAAGATCTCAGCAGATCACATTTAAAAGGAATGGGCCACCAGAAGATGAAACCTATTTTTAaactaaacatattttttaagaatttttattttttttataatttctatatcagtatatatctatctatttatttatttttatgcaatAAATCCTGCAGTTTTTGTTCTGGCTACTAAACCTACAAATAGACTAACACTGTTTGTAgaagttttctttgcagcagttacctcatttacatcacagacaaagcTGGCATTATTACAGTAGGAGATAACACTTCTGTAGACAACACCACTAGCCCATTATTGCATACACCACTGACAACAAATTATGTTAGTTTATCTACTTCCCTTCTCTGACAAAGTGTCTAAAAAACCTCCTGTATAGACCATAAGAATGctataaagcatatcactaaatgatgTTACTAGAACAGAGGAAAAGCCTTGGCAAGATGGCGGCtcacataatcatgtacagaaaatggaattgaaaaaatctaaacaaaatcaaataaaaacagattagaaaacagtgtagggcaggttcacatcagcacccgatctccgttttgcaggtttccgtttcctgcccaagaaactgaacaggagacggtaagcggcaggcagttttcaaacccattcatttgagtgggtttgaaaagtgtccacccgtgagcgcccgtgattgttttgtgctctccgcagcgaaaccgttttttttaaccggacacaaagtcggacatgcaggactttgtgtccagttaaaaaaaaaaaaaggtttcgctgcgaatagcagaagacgctcacgggcgctcaccggcggacactgaatgccggtttccgtcttctgccaatagaaaacggaaacctacataacagagattgggtgctggtgtgaacccgccctagaaGACTTTGGTTTTTATGGTAAACAAAAATGGACGTTTCGGGTGACACATTGCAACCTTCATCagacactataaaaaaaaatacaaacacctGTGGAATGCCAAGTTCTTCTACGGTGTCTTAGggtacggagtaacgtgctgcgtgatctggcacgtatacggcatgtgagagtttgcgccgtaaacgctcccattgatttcaatgggagttaggatcatatacgctgtgttattttgcaaccgtgattttgcggcgtatacgatcctaactcccgcGTTAGTAtgcagccgcaaaattacgggcgcaaaataacgcgcgtTATACAATCGTAatcccctttgaaatcaatgggatctttttttagcgcgcaaactctgacacgcgtatacgtgccagactacgcgccagtttactccgtgtgaactgcccctaatgGTGTATGGTGTACAGATTGTTTGAAGAGGTGGCATGGTAGTTTGTTATTGTGTGGTGCATGGGTATATTTGTTATGGTGACTTTTAGCTATATGAACTATTTTGTTCTCATCACGCTACCATATATCTAATATGCCTTAGGGGGGTGGGAGACAGACTAAGCACATATCTATCATTGTTGCAGTGAGTTTTTTGTATTGTATACAtgcttttttattgtttttaaacaACGCATCTTTTTCATCAATAAATGTGTATTTTTCTATTTATGTTAATCCATTTGTCTATTTAAACCATATACATACCctttttatttttggggaaacttgAACACACTGGTGTTTTATACCCAGGAAGGATGCAGGAACATTTAGTCCTTCGTTCTCCTATGAGACCCCGGACATATTACACTTGGGCATAAGTTTATGTAATGGGACAATCTCTTTAACTCATTAACAATGTGGTACAAAATCTTATCTTGACTATAACAATGGCTTTGCAATGGCTGTTGTAGTGTTCTGTGATATGATATCatactgcagtgtgatatcaaTATCATGTAATGtcatatatgtctgtatatactTTTGTTAAGGCCCTATTAGACAGAGTGATTTAACAGTCAATTGTTGGGAACAAACCCTCATACAAGCTCTCCTTCCCGACAATTAGCCTGTCTAATAGTTCTGAAAATAGGTGTTTAGGTCATTTTAAGTCATTGTTTAATAAGGGGTGTGCTGCCAGCAAACAATGAAAAGACATGTTGGGGGAACGGCTGCTTTAGCATTTCCTCTatatcagcctctacatcagcttgtGTACAATGAACGGTGACTGACACACTCTGCCTTCTACACACTACTTTTATAAAAGGCAGTGGGGATCTGTAATGGCCCCTTATTAACTTACCTGTCCCCACTGCTTCTCACTGTAGTtttcctcttcagcctccagggcACCCTCATGCACTGCACATTACATTATCAAAACATGATCTGCGTTGCACAGGGCCCATTGAAGGCTGAAAAGGGAAGAGCTGGAAATTGCAAGCAGGattggggatcagtaagtgaatgCATCCAGTTCTCCCTTGTTCTGCTGATCCAGTTGTTAAAAATACAACCGGATTGCAAAACCAAGGAGAAGTGGCCCCGTCCTGGTTCTGCTATTGGTAAACCcacaggcttcctgctctaccacgcTAACATATAGGCTACATTAAGTCTGTGGCCTACAAGCTAATTATCAACACTTCCCTTTCTTCTCTCCGGCCCATCCAACTCCCTTCTGCTCCAGGCGCACATGACGTCACAACAGTGTGCCTGAAGTAGAGAGACAAAGCAGGACCAggaagcagacaggtaagtaattaCATAATACTGCTGTATTGGGagccagtgaaggggccactgtatgtgtACCAATTAGatacttatggcctatcctgaagatAGGCTATAAAAAATTAAGCCcagtaacccctttaaaattccctgctaatgtcacacacactttaatgtcccccaccacaGGATATTAGGCCCCATCcttgcccccacataatataatggccccatcactggtccccatacagtatggggtatcagtGAATAGGCCACTGTATGGAGGGTGAgtaaagtggccataaaaaaagaTAGGcccagccaacccctttaaagaggttgtgcatAAATTGGTGTGATCTATTTTGAGGTGTAACATTTAGGTGTATCATGGAgatataacattaaaaaaaagcttACTCACCTGTCTCAAGCACCCCATTGTACAATGccagtgtctgtttggtctcgtAGCGGTACCTCATGGAAATGATACATCATGTGTACCTaactggtctcagcagtcacatgaaggGTAGGCATGAGACTTAgttgtcatttctttttttttttttacaccttcacacccaccacatgggttgctccaattcctggacaacccctttagcaaGTTTATCAACCTTTCTtaaattgatggcctgtccttaggataggctaccAACATTACATCTGCAGGGATGCAACATCCATGACCTCTCCAGTGCAGCTTAACCATGACAGTGAGGCTACAGCTAATGTTAACAATTTCAAgagccagactgctcatttgacataaagggtgtagcagtaggtttaggtagtgcagtggtgcagaccGTATGGCAGGTGAACAGCATGGTTCCTAATATGTTATTAGCTGTAGCCATGCTGTCTCggtatagctgatctgcaggggtcccggtGGTAGGCCCCTAGAATTAATTCCACTGGAGGGCCCTAGACATCCTAGTCTTACACTGGGTGTTTATATACCTTTATTGGAGTCCCCTTGTGGTAAATGTAGTTGATTGGACATGATTTGGAAAGACATATGCAACCCCTGTCTCTATAAGGGTTTATAACTgacaatgcaatgcatttcatTGCAATCCATGAGAAGGAAAGAACTGTCTGTATTGCTCAAAAGCTAGATTGTATGGAGGCATAGGTCTGGAGAAGGATACAAAAAGGTTTACACTGCACTGAATGTTCTAgaagcacagtggcctccataattcTTAAATGAAAGATGTTTGGAGAAACCAGGAATCTTCCTAGAGCTGACTTCCTCATCTTGAAAAGAGAAGTGACTAAAAACCCTATGATCATTCTGGCTGAGCTCCAAAGATCCTCTACAGATAAGAGAAATTTCCAGAAAGTCAGCTGTCACTGCATCACTGTGAGATTTATGGCCCAGTAAAATTTTCACATTAAAACTTGCCTGGGgttgaaaaaaaaacacctataaGACTCTCAGACTGTGAGAAACAAGATTGTCTGGTCTCAATAAAGCAATATTGAGCTTTTTTGCCTTAATCTTAAGCGTCATGTCTGGAGGAAACCAGACattgctcatcacctgcccaataccatCCCTATAGTGAAACATGGAAATGGCAGGGTCATGGTGTGCAGGTGCAGCTAAATATGAGATGTTCTTAATGTAAACCTGATCAAGAGTAAGGTCAGGGGTTCACCTTCCAAAAAGACAATGGAGAAAATTTATAAATCTATCTAAAATGAAAACCATCTTATTCGTCCATAGAATCCAATCACAGCTCGCATTTCATATTCTGATTTTAAAaagatgaaagctgtgctgtgattggttgatttgcacaagaaaaacatttttcattgcatGTAGTTTAATAAATGTGTCGTGATGACTCTAAGCATATAGCCAAGACAACAAAGGAATGTCTTAGGGACAACTCTGGAACACTCAACCAGAAACCTGACTTGAACCCAATCTAACATCTCTGGAAAGACTTGTAAATGGCTGTCTCCTGATGCTCCCCATCCAACGTGTGTCATTGTACCCAAGACGACTGGAGGCTGTAATCTGTACTAAAGCTGTTACAACTAAGTACtaggtaagggggcattcacactgataaaaagactcccattgacttcaatgggttccgtttaacgcgcgtaacatattgaaatcaatgagttaaaaagcctcaaattgatttcaatgtgttacgtgcgttaaatggaacccattgaagtcaatgggattctttttatcagtgctgatgctgccttgagttatcgtggcagaatcagcgccacattaCTGCGTGTAAATACCCCTAAAGGGTCTGACTTCCTATGCCATTGCAATATTTTAGCATTTCTCTTTCAATAAATTAGGAAAGATTTCTAATATTCTGTTTCATTTTGGCAGTATGGAGTATTAGGTGCAGAAAATGTTGTTGAGAAAACTAATTTTTCTTTTAGTACAAGGCCACaacataaaatgtgaaaaaataaaggATCTAAAGACTTTCCAAATGCATTGCAAGTATTAGACCAGTAAAGCCTTGCTTACTGCTTGTTGTTTTCCATTATTAATATTGCATCATTTGTTATTCACAGAAACAATGGTGATAAAGGCCACAGGTGATGTCCCACCGCCACCGCTAAACGTGTTTGCTCCTGGAAGAAATATATAATTCAGACGTTTTGTTTGCCAATCAACCTAAACAAATGAGAAGAAGACGTCAAGAGTCATCAGTCTAATACATCATAAGAACCCGGTTGCTTTGTGCCTCTGTGGCCATTGGTAGCTCTCCACACCCATTAACATTGCACAATACTTTGCTTTTTATGGTATTTATTCCATCTTAATCCTGATCTCTTTTCACTTTTTCTACTTGATTAAAAAATGGAATCAACAAACACAAGTTTATTGGCAGGACCACCATACTGGAATAATGATACCATATTGTTCAAACCAGTATTCCATATCATTATCTCACCAATGACCATATTTACTGCAGTGTTGGGAGTGATAGGCAATGGGCTTGTAGTCTGGTATCTCTCATTTAAGATTAAGAAAACCACTTCCTCCATCTATATCTTTAACCTTGCTGTGGCCGATGCAGGATTTTTACTGTTTGCgattgtttttcacatttttggaaTGATTTTTGCCCTGATGCCACACTTAGAGTCTAAGTATGAAGATGAACATGTTATTAAGCTGATAGGTGTAATAATTCTTGCTTGTCTTTTTGGCTACAACACTAGTCTATGTCTTCTAGCAGCTATAAGTATAGAAAGATGCTTGTCTGTTCTCTTTCCCATATGGTATTATTGTAACAGACCAAGACACACATCCTCTATTGTATGTTCCCTGATATGGAGCATTTCCTGTATTCTTTGTGCCCTTGAGATGTCATATTGTTACAATACAGCCTACAATCGTAGAGGTATATTTAAGGAGTCTTCCAGAGAATGTAAAATCATCTTTATTGTTATCTGCAGCTTTAGTTTTGCAATTTTTATACCATCCATGACAGTTTCCAGTTTTGTTCTGCTCATCAAAGTATGGGCAAGTTCTCAGCATCGGCAGCCTAAGAAGATATATGTAGTCATTGCCTTGACAGTCTTTTTTTTCCTAGTGTTTGGAATGCCCATGAGGGTGCTATTGCTTGCTTGGTACAAACACCATGCTGTTCCATCCTTTCCCATCATGGACCTTTTTGCTCTGTTTTGTACTATTAACAGTACCATAAACCCATTTATTTATTTCCTAGTTGGCCGACATGGCCACAGTGGTAAAATTACCCTTCTGTCAGTTCTGCAGGCAGTTTTTCGAGACGACTGGAATCAATCaaagaggaaggaaagaaagCCAATAGAAGAAACCGTGACGTGACTATTTAAGAAAGAACACTGGATATTAAATGACAAAAAGCTAATTCATTAATTGTAATTAAATGAAATGTATCATTCTTCAATGTAAATATAGTGTgtctatacatatatgtatatctatctatctatctacagtgttatATGTTATATACCCTTAATAGAGGGACTTTATAAAAGTGAGGTATCAGTGTTCCAGTAATGTTTTGAaagccaacttttttttttttttttgttgaatggaGGAGGTTGAGATTTATTACAATCACAGGGGGAAGATGGACCGCACTCGCTGGTGGAAAAATGAAGGCCAGGCAGATGTAATAGCTGTAAATTTTAATCATATTAAATTACAACACATTTtgggtacaaaaccctttttcaagtgcattaaCTTTGTCTCATGTATGGGAACAAGGATGTAAAAGGGAACACACTTCCTTTTTAAATTTTGTAGAGCCAGTTATAAAACACAAAAGGTCCCAAAATGTTGTAAGTTCATTCTATGTAGGAATCTCAATTATGCTAGTTTCACagctttccattcttcaggtctgcttggggaaaacttaatccacttaaaaaacagTTATCTGTGGAAACCTCCGTCTGAAAAATGcggaaaaatgtggaaagaaaagttctctgcatttttcaagtgtatTCGAGTACGGAAACCTCAAACTGAGTTTGaacgttggtgtgaacccagctttaaagTGATGTGCTTAGGAGCCATCTTGTAAAGATATATGTCTCCTGATAGGAATGAATTATAGTTGAGGTTTTAGCTAGAGTGGGTTTACCTATCCCTGTCTCTCCTTTGTCCAGTCCTGGGCCCTTTTCTCTCACATGTCTAGGCTTGTAGCACTGGAAATCATAAGGTTCACGTAAGCCTACACAACCCTTTTGCCCCAACAGAGAGGACAGTACTGTGATCCCAGCTCTATTCTTCATTTATTTATGTGAGGTTTGGCTATAAATTATAAGGAGGAGTGATATCTTTATATAGAATTTTTGTGTGGAACTGTAGACTTAGCTTAAAGGGGGCCTTTCTCCAGTAACTGTAACAATTGTGTTGTAAAAGAAAGTCTACCACCTTCCCCATGCATATTAAACTGACGCCACAACAATATAGACCACTGCATTGACAACTATCTTTGTTatgcatgtcacttttgtagagttGTACAAAAACAACTTTTAAATCTTATGCAAATGATACATTTGGTGCACTAGAGACAGCCCTTTAGCTCCAGGAGCACTACTCTTgatgcttaaaggggctttcccatcTTACTGTTTCAgtagtttgcctgttgtctcttcttctcacttcctgtatttccccctcccagcttgctgaatggGATACTATGaaatatcacaatacttattcaggtcagataatatacagatgttGTAgataatggactcagtgttatctgagtgtttagatagagagataacagactcggctttatcagcaaactccaattcgctgaactgattgtcctactgcagagcagtgagtgacatcacttgtcctacaggtccatggttatggaaacactgtgtacaCAATTGAAAGAATAAGTTCATatatcaggcaaacaaagcagcatttctaaagcaatataattaggaaaagtcttcaatttacataatctatcagtatagataggatccttgagatgggaatatccctttaaagtagAATGGGTAATGTCATAGCAGTGAGAAGAGCAACTCACACTGAACAGAGTGGTGCATGCACAATATGATAGTGGTcttagcagcaagagcagtgctccagggtgcTGAAGATTTGCTCCcattgcaccaactgcctcatttgcctaATATTTCAaatccaaatgtttttttttttttcaaatctacaACAACACTTCATCACTATGGTCTGTAATGTGGTGGTAACAGTTGAATATGTTTGTGAGAgttagtagaatccctttaacttcttcATCTGGATAGATGGGTGTATGAGTAGTTCATATGAATACATTGGTTTACATAAAGTAATTGAAAATGATGTATATACTTTGGTACATTTATTATGTAGAACTTAAGTGTACattgactactataatactgttatatGGAATATGTATTATCTGTATGAACACTTGCAATATATATAAACATTTCAAAAATGACAAAAACTGCTGATTACTTTGTtagttgttactagagatgagcgaacactaaaatgttcgaggttcgaaattcgattcgaacagccgctcaatgttcgtgtgttcgaatgggtttcgaaccccattatagtttatggggaacagatactcgttaagggggaaacccaaatccgtatctggagggtcaccaagtccactatgacaccccaggaaatgataccaacacctctggaatgacactgggacagcaggggaagcatgtctgggggcatctaacacaccaaagaccctctattaccccaacatcacagcctaacaactacacactttacacactcaataccacctctctgacagtaggaaaacaccttgaaacatgtgtatttggcacttgcagtgaggagagcttgtcaccagcagtgaatttggcccttgtagtaagttgaggttggcaccaacatttgttttgaaaatcagggtggattgagcctctaaccagcagagtttgggcaaattcatggtggagggagcctctaaccagcccagtttggaccaattaatggtggagggagcctctaaacagccaagttttgggaaattcatggtggagggagcccctaaaaaccccagtttggaccaattcatggtggagggagcctctaaacagcccagtttgggcaaattcatggtggagggagcctctaaaaaacccagtttggaccaattcatggtggagggagcctctaaccagcccagtttggaccaattaatggtggagggagcctctaaacagccaagtttggaccaattcatggtggagggagcctctaaaaaacccagtttggaccaattcatggtggagggagcctctaaacagcccagtttgggcaaattcatggtggagggagcctctaaccagcccagtttggaccaattaatggtggagggagcctctaaacagcccagtttggaccaattaatggtggagggagcctctaaacagccaagttttgggaaattcatggtggagggagcccctaaaaaccccagtttggaccaattcatggtggagggagcctctaaacagcccagtttgggcaaattcatggtggagggagcctctaaaaaacccagtttggaccaattcatggtggagggagcctctaaacagcccagtttgggcaaattcatggtggagggagcctctaaaaaacccagtttggaccaattcatggtggagggagcctctaaccagcccagtttggaccaattaatggtggagggagcctctaaacagccaagtttggaccaattcatggtggagggagcctctaaaaaacccagtttggaccaattcatggtggagggagcctctaaccagcccagtttggaccaattcatggtggagggagcctctaaccagcccagtttgggcaaattcatggtggagggagcctc includes the following:
- the LOC142204894 gene encoding proto-oncogene Mas-like, which gives rise to MESTNTSLLAGPPYWNNDTILFKPVFHIIISPMTIFTAVLGVIGNGLVVWYLSFKIKKTTSSIYIFNLAVADAGFLLFAIVFHIFGMIFALMPHLESKYEDEHVIKLIGVIILACLFGYNTSLCLLAAISIERCLSVLFPIWYYCNRPRHTSSIVCSLIWSISCILCALEMSYCYNTAYNRRGIFKESSRECKIIFIVICSFSFAIFIPSMTVSSFVLLIKVWASSQHRQPKKIYVVIALTVFFFLVFGMPMRVLLLAWYKHHAVPSFPIMDLFALFCTINSTINPFIYFLVGRHGHSGKITLLSVLQAVFRDDWNQSKRKERKPIEETVT